A single window of Solea solea chromosome 9, fSolSol10.1, whole genome shotgun sequence DNA harbors:
- the guk1b gene encoding guanylate kinase 1b isoform X1, whose protein sequence is MSGPRPLVLSGPSGAGKSTLMKRLMKEHEGVFGFSVSHTTRNPRPGEENGKGLNRLPMLLGATLLPVADVFSSDLKMSTSVSCPNESETAEKDYHFTTREAMEEGISKGDFIENAEFSGNMYGTSKAAIEDVLAKNLICILDVDIQGVKRIKETDLNPIFISIQPPSMDILEKRLRDRQTETEESLQNRLEAARIDMELSKEPGVFDVVIVNDDLERAYEELKDILSEEIQKVQEAK, encoded by the exons ATGTCAGGACCAAGGCCCTTGGTGCTGAGCGGCCCCTCAGGAGCAGGGAAGAGCACGCTGATGAAGAGGCTGATGAAGGAACATGAAGGCGTCTTTGGATTCAGCGTGTCAC ACACAACAAGAAACCCCAGACCAGGGGAAGAAAATGGCAAAG GGCTGAACAGGCTCCCCATGCTTCTGGGGGCTACGTTACTGCCCGTAGCAGACGTCTTCTCCTCTGACTTAAAAATGTCCACCTCAGTTTCGTGTCCAAATGAATCAGAAACCGCAGAGAAAG ATTACCACTTCACAACGAGAGAAGCCATGGAGGAAGGCATCAGCAAGGGAGACTTCATCGAGAACGCAGAGTTTTCCGGCAACATGTATGGAACAAG TAAAGCTGCCATAGAGGACGTGCTGGCCAAGAACTTAATCTGCATCCTTGATGTGGACATCcagggtgtgaagaggattaaAGAGACTGATCTGAACCCCATCTTTATCTCCATACAGCCTCCTTCCATGGATATACTA GAAAAACGTCTGAGggacaggcagacagagacCGAGGAGAGTTTACAGAATCGTCTGGAGGCGGCTCGCATCGATATGGAGCTCA GTAAGGAGCCAGGAGTGTTTGATGTCGTTATCGTCAATGATGACTTAGAGCGGGCGTACGAGGAACTGAAGGACATCCTCAGTGAG GAAATCCAAAAAGTCCAAGAGGCCAAATGA
- the guk1b gene encoding guanylate kinase 1b isoform X2: MSGPRPLVLSGPSGAGKSTLMKRLMKEHEGVFGFSVSHTTRNPRPGEENGKDYHFTTREAMEEGISKGDFIENAEFSGNMYGTSKAAIEDVLAKNLICILDVDIQGVKRIKETDLNPIFISIQPPSMDILEKRLRDRQTETEESLQNRLEAARIDMELSKEPGVFDVVIVNDDLERAYEELKDILSEEIQKVQEAK; encoded by the exons ATGTCAGGACCAAGGCCCTTGGTGCTGAGCGGCCCCTCAGGAGCAGGGAAGAGCACGCTGATGAAGAGGCTGATGAAGGAACATGAAGGCGTCTTTGGATTCAGCGTGTCAC ACACAACAAGAAACCCCAGACCAGGGGAAGAAAATGGCAAAG ATTACCACTTCACAACGAGAGAAGCCATGGAGGAAGGCATCAGCAAGGGAGACTTCATCGAGAACGCAGAGTTTTCCGGCAACATGTATGGAACAAG TAAAGCTGCCATAGAGGACGTGCTGGCCAAGAACTTAATCTGCATCCTTGATGTGGACATCcagggtgtgaagaggattaaAGAGACTGATCTGAACCCCATCTTTATCTCCATACAGCCTCCTTCCATGGATATACTA GAAAAACGTCTGAGggacaggcagacagagacCGAGGAGAGTTTACAGAATCGTCTGGAGGCGGCTCGCATCGATATGGAGCTCA GTAAGGAGCCAGGAGTGTTTGATGTCGTTATCGTCAATGATGACTTAGAGCGGGCGTACGAGGAACTGAAGGACATCCTCAGTGAG GAAATCCAAAAAGTCCAAGAGGCCAAATGA